In one window of Chryseobacterium viscerum DNA:
- a CDS encoding SPFH domain-containing protein, which yields MELAFHGWMIPAVIALLCILFYKFILRIFFGLIIVPQDKIGLVTKKFVLVGKQELPEGRIIATNGEAGFQAQTLAPGVYFRKWIWQYSIDFQPFIVIPTGKIGLLLAKDGAELETGRILGRKVDCDSFQDAEAFLKNGGRKGRQTAIIAPGSYRINTLLFEIELTDMTQIPDNAVGIITTMEGDPLAEGQIAGKIINDHNKFQDVDTFLNKGGFKGLQEQVILAGSYFLNPWFTKVEMVKMTEIPIGHVGVIISYVGEEGLDLSGIDFKHGNIVEKSHKGVWAEPIGPGKYPINPYIMKVELVPTTNLVLNWAYERSESHQLDKNLSTITVRSKDGFPFNLDVSQIIHIPTYEAPKVIARFGNMINLVSQVLEPTIGNYFRNSAQDSDVIAFLGTRKERQQSAKDHISSVLEQYNVNAVDTLIGAIVPPESLMKTLTDRKLAEEQKITYETEMLAQETRQALEKETAVADMQKEIVKADQGVVIAERIADASVKKATGDANSVRLQANAEGDRLKLLATGEAEKTRLLAKAEAEKIELLAKANAEQISLTGNAEAEKILAIGKSNAESYKLSVEAMGGNNFTQLKIMENIASQNVRIMPEVLIGGNGDSANGGISGLLGLQLLEQVQKKNAETVTVIEEKPDNNS from the coding sequence ATGGAATTAGCTTTTCATGGCTGGATGATTCCGGCCGTAATTGCACTGTTGTGCATACTTTTTTATAAATTCATTTTAAGAATTTTCTTTGGATTAATCATTGTCCCTCAGGACAAAATAGGGTTAGTTACCAAAAAATTTGTGCTGGTTGGTAAGCAGGAACTTCCGGAAGGAAGAATTATCGCCACCAATGGAGAAGCAGGTTTTCAGGCCCAGACATTAGCTCCGGGCGTATATTTCAGAAAATGGATATGGCAGTATTCTATCGATTTTCAGCCTTTTATAGTGATTCCCACAGGAAAAATAGGATTATTATTGGCAAAAGATGGTGCAGAATTAGAAACCGGAAGAATCTTAGGCAGAAAAGTGGACTGTGATTCTTTTCAGGATGCTGAAGCTTTTTTGAAAAACGGAGGAAGGAAAGGCCGTCAGACCGCGATTATTGCGCCGGGATCCTACAGAATCAATACGCTGCTTTTTGAAATAGAATTAACGGATATGACTCAGATTCCTGATAATGCAGTGGGAATTATCACGACCATGGAAGGAGATCCCTTGGCAGAAGGTCAGATTGCCGGTAAGATTATCAATGATCATAATAAGTTTCAGGACGTAGATACTTTTTTAAACAAAGGAGGATTTAAAGGGCTTCAGGAACAGGTAATTCTGGCAGGTTCCTATTTCCTGAATCCCTGGTTTACAAAAGTTGAAATGGTGAAAATGACGGAAATTCCAATTGGCCATGTGGGAGTCATTATCAGTTATGTAGGAGAAGAAGGACTGGATTTGAGCGGGATTGATTTTAAACATGGAAATATAGTGGAGAAAAGCCATAAAGGAGTTTGGGCAGAACCTATTGGTCCCGGAAAATATCCTATCAATCCTTACATTATGAAGGTTGAACTTGTTCCGACTACCAATTTGGTGCTAAACTGGGCCTATGAAAGAAGCGAGTCTCACCAACTGGATAAAAACCTTTCAACGATTACAGTACGAAGTAAAGACGGTTTCCCTTTCAATCTTGATGTATCGCAAATCATCCATATTCCTACGTATGAAGCTCCAAAAGTAATAGCCCGTTTTGGAAATATGATCAATCTTGTAAGTCAGGTTTTAGAACCAACCATTGGAAACTATTTCAGAAACTCAGCACAGGATAGTGATGTGATTGCCTTCCTGGGAACCCGAAAAGAAAGACAACAGTCGGCAAAAGATCACATCAGCAGTGTTTTGGAACAATATAATGTAAATGCTGTAGATACTTTGATAGGAGCGATTGTTCCTCCGGAAAGTTTAATGAAAACGCTCACCGATCGAAAATTGGCGGAAGAACAGAAAATCACCTACGAAACTGAAATGCTGGCCCAGGAAACGCGTCAGGCTCTGGAAAAAGAAACGGCTGTTGCTGATATGCAGAAAGAAATTGTAAAAGCAGATCAGGGTGTTGTGATTGCAGAAAGGATAGCTGATGCATCGGTGAAAAAAGCGACCGGAGATGCCAATTCAGTAAGATTACAGGCGAATGCGGAAGGAGACAGGTTGAAACTGTTAGCAACAGGTGAAGCAGAAAAAACAAGACTTCTTGCCAAAGCCGAAGCAGAAAAGATAGAATTGCTGGCAAAAGCGAATGCAGAACAAATTTCATTAACCGGTAATGCAGAAGCGGAAAAAATTCTGGCCATTGGTAAATCTAATGCAGAATCTTACAAGCTATCTGTAGAAGCAATGGGCGGAAATAACTTTACCCAATTGAAAATTATGGAGAATATAGCCAGCCAGAATGTAAGAATAATGCCTGAGGTATTAATTGGTGGAAACGGAGATTCAGCAAATGGCGGAATCAGCGGACTTCTGGGACTTCAGCTGTTGGAGCAGGTGCAAAAGAAAAATGCTGAAACGGTTACTGTAATTGAAGAAAAACCG